The genomic DNA AGTAAAGTACGTGATCAATTCGATATCCCGTTGTAGAATAGCTGCCTTCTCAAAATTAAGCTGTTCAATAAAATGCAATTGTCGTTTTTTTAAATAGCCTAACAATTTTTTGTTTCTTCCTTGCAATAGACCTTGGATCTCTTTCTTTTTTTGTTCAAAGCTCAGTGCCTTCATTTCAGGAAGTTGGACTTGTAACGCCAAATGACTGATTTCAGAAAGCCAAGGCATTTGATAGTTTTCTTCGATGATTCGAAGGATACTAGGCATTTTTTTATAAAGGCGAAAAGGTCCGTAAGTTCTTGCGGTAGGAATATTCGTGAGAAAAAGACCATCGGATTGAATATGTAAATAGTTATAGTTGTCAAAATAATTCATCCGACGATTGTAGATAGGGCGATAGTGTTGGATCAATTGACACTCTAATAATAAGGCATCTAGTTCAGTATCAACGACAACGATCTCAAAATCTGCAATCGAACGAACCAAGCGCAAGACTTTTTTCGAGTGTTGTTTATTTTGATGAAAGTACGTACTTACGCGATTTTTTAAATTTTTAGCTTTACCCACATAAATGATTTTTCCATCGCTATTTTTCATCAAGTAAACACCAGGTAATAAAGGTAGGTTTTTTACTTTCTCTTTTAAGTGCATAAGCGCTCCCCTAATTGAATTTGAACTAAAAAGATTATAACAGATTTAAAAAAATGAACAATAAAAGGGATTATATTTTATAAATAAATTAGAGAGATACTTTGATAATCAAAATATTTTTTTGTTCTTTTATTTTAATTTTTAGAGGTTAAAAGGTTGATATTAAAGCATTTTGTCATAAGTTTAAAATTAAAAAAAATTAATAATGCAAAAAAATCTAGTTAAAAGGTTGCATTTTGAAAAAAGTTAAGATATAGTTTGAACATCAAAAGATTTGATAATCAAACTAATTTTAGTGGATGGTGGAACATGGAACCTGATTTTAATACAGTAAATGATTATCTCGTTAGTGTCTTCAATGATATTTTGACGATCGAAGAATCCGAATTAAAAAAGTCACAATTCAAAGATCTGTCGATTACAGAGATGCATACGATCGAGGCAATCGGTATGTACAAGAAAAAGACAACTTCAGAAGTAGCCAAAGAACTGTCGATTACTGTTGGGACCTTGACCACTGCTATCAACAAGTTAGTTAGGAAAGGCTACGTTGAGCGTATCCGTAGTGAAGACGACCGACGAGTGGTGAAGCTGGGGTTGACCAAAAAAGGTAAGTTACTTTACCGCGTGCATCAGCATTTCCATCGTGAAATGGTCAAAAACATTATGGATGGTATGGCTACCGACGAACAACAAGCTTTGCTGTCTGCATTGAAAAACTTGCATGATTTCTTGCGAGATTACAAGTGAGGAAGTTTAATGGAACAATTTGGAACGATCACAGCAACGGCAAGTTTCTTACCGGAAAAAATCATCACAAACGATGATCTCTCAAAAATGATGGACACTTCGGATGAATGGATTTCAACCCGTACAGGAATCAAAGAGAGACATTGTGTGACCGAGCAGGAGACTTCCGATTTGTGTTACCTCGTTGCCGAAAAATTACTAAAGAAAAAAACACTCGATCCAAAGGAACTCGATTTTATTATCGTTGCTACGATGTCGCCTGATTATACATCGCCTTCTGTAGCAACTTTAGTTCAAGGAAGGATCGGCGCAACCAAAGCAATCGCATTTGATATCAGCGCCGCATGTTCAGGGTTTGTTTATGCTTTGAGTGTTGCAGAGAAACTGATTCGCTGTGGCTCAATGAAAGGTTTAGTAATTGGTGGCGAAACATTATCTAAACTGATCGATTGGACGGATCGTTCAACCGCTGTCTTGTTTGGTGATGGTGCTGGTGGGGTTTTGTTAGAAGCTGGCTCAAATCAAAAATTAGTGAGAGAATCGCTAGCGGCAGATGGTTCGCGTGCGCAATCCCTTACTTCTGGCTATCTACCAAATCGATCGCCTTTATACACGAAAGATTCAGAAGGTTCTTACTATTTAAAAATGGTTGGACGGGATATTTTTGACTTTGCTGTAAGAGACGTTGCGATGAACATCAAGGAACTCATTCAAGACACACCTGTTGATTATCTGCTTTTGCATCAGGCAAACTTACGAATTATCGAAAAGATTGCTCGCAAAGTAAAAATTCCCCAGGAGCAATTTCTAACGAACATGGATAAATATGGCAATACTTCCGCAGCAAGCATCCCGATTCTTTTAGATGAAGCGATAGAAAGCGGAAAAATTACCTTAGGTCAACAACAAAAAGTGGTATTTACAGGTTATGGTGGAGGATTGACATGGGGAAGTATCCTCATGGAACTATAAACTGATAAAAATAAAAAATATAAAATAAAGAAACAATATCGGAGGAATTATAATATGGTATTCGAAAAAATTCAAGAAATCATTGCGGAAGAATTAGGGAAAGACGCAGAAGAAATCAAATTAACGACAAACATCCAAGAAGACCTTGAAGCAGATAGCTTGGATTTATTCCAAATCATCAACGAAATCGAAGATGAATTTGATGTGAAAATCGAAACAGAAGACGGCATCAAAACAGTTCAAGATTTAGTCACTTATGTTGAAAAACAAACTGCATAATCATCAAGATTAGGTTGGGGGCTGGGACATTTTCCGAAAAAGGAATGTCTTAGCCTTTTTTTAAATGAAACAAAAAGCTATCTATCCTGAATATAAATTGGAGACTATGATGAAAACAGCATTTTTATTTAGCGGACAAGGTGCACAATACCAAGGAATGGGTCAAGACCTCTACCATGAACCCATTGTGAAACAGACTTTTGATGAAGCTAGTCAGATCTTGGGCTATGATATGGCGGAGCTTTGTTTTTCAACAAATGAACGTTTGGATCAAACAATCTATACGCAGCCAGCTATTTTAACTGTCAGCATTGCGTGCTATCGTTTGCTAAAAGAACGTGGGATCACTCCTCAAGCCGTTTTAGGGCTTAGTTTAGGTGAGTATTCTGCTTTAGTAGCCAGTGGCGCGCTTTCCTTTAGAGAAGCGGTAGCATTGGTCGAAAAAAGAGGCACGTTTATGACAGACGCTGCACCTACCGGTAGTGGAAAAATGGTAGCTGTGATGAACGCACCGGTGGATGTCATCGAGAGCTGTTGTAAGCAGGCGGAAGAAACGGGGATCGTTTCCCCCGCAAATTACAATACACCTCAGCAAATCGTCATCGGAGGGGAAGAAAAAGCAGTGGATCAAGCGGTGGCACTATTACAAGAACAAGGGATCAAACGAATGATTCCACTCAATGTAAGTGGCCCTTTCCATACAGCAATCTTAGAACCTGCTGCTAGACAATTAGCGGAGGAACTAAGCAAGATCGTTTTTTCAGAACCTGAAATACCTGTGATCAGCAACACCACGACAGAGATCATGACGAAAGAAAGAATTTCAGGTTTACTTGAACAACAAGTGATGAAACCCGTTCGTTTTTACGAAAGTATCGAAAAACTTAAAGATTTAGGGATCGATCAAGTGGTCGAAGTCGGGCCCGGTAAAGTATTAAGTGGCTTTATGAAAAAAATCGACAAGTCGATCGCCGTTGCACGTGTGGAGAATCAACAAACATTTGAAGAAACAATCAATCGATTGTCATAGGAGGCAAGTTATGGACGTAACTGGAAAAAATGTATTTATTACAGGCAGTACACGAGGAATCGGTGAAGCGATCGCTTTAGCCTTTGCCAAAGCAGGCGCAAACATCTTTTTAAATGGTCGTGGAGAGATCCCAGCCGAAAAAATCAATGCGATCAAAGCGCATGGGGTTGAATGTGTAGGGATCACAGGTGATATCTCCGATTATGACAAAGCAGGAGAGATGATCAAAGAAGCAGAACAGCAGTTGGGTTCTGTCGATATTTTGGTCAATAATGCGGGAGTTACGAATGATAAACTTGTCCTACGTATGGATGCAGATGATTTCAAAAAATGTTTGGATATCAATCTAACAGGAACTTTCAATATGACACAGCACGTGCTAAAGAAAATGATGAAAAAAAGAGAAGGCGCGATCATCAATCTTTCAAGTGTTTCAGGATTGATCGGTAACTTGGGTCAAGCCAATTATGCAGCAAGTAAAGCAGGGGTTGTCGGTTTCACTAAATCTGTGGCAAGAGAAGTTGCCACACGAGGAATCACATGTAATGTGATTGCTCCGGGGTTTGTCACTACAGATATGACAGATGTATTATCCGAAAAAGTAAGAGAACAAGCAGAAAAACAAATTCCAATGCAACGTTTCGGCCAAGTGGAAGATATTGCGGAAGCCGCATTGTTCTTAGCGAAAAGTTCGTATATCACAGGTCAAGTCATCAATGTTGACGGCGGATTGGTCATGCACGGATAGGGAGGAAAATTTATGAATCGAGTAGTAATTACAGGTTATGGAGTCACTTCACCGATCGGTAATGATGCAGATAGTTTTTTAGCTAGTTTAAAAGCTGGGACAAATGGCATTGCACCGATCACAAAATTTGATGCAACAGACACAGGAATCACTTTAGCAGGTGAAGTAAAAGACTTTCCTTTTGATAAATATTTTGTAAAAAAAGATAGCAAACGTATGGATATGTTTTCAATCTACGGCATTTATGCTGCAATGGAAGCATTGACAATGAGTGGAATTGAAAAAGAAACGATCAACCAAGATCGTTTTGGCGTTATCGTTGGCTCTGGGATCGGTGGGTTACCAACGATCGAAAGCCAAGTCATCCGCATGCACGACAAAGGAGCAAATCGTGTATCACCAATGTTTGTTCCAATGTCGATCGCCAATATGGCAGCTGGTAATATTGCGCTACGTGTAGGGGCGAAAGGAATTTGTACGTCGATCGTGACCGCTTGTGCCAGTGGAACGAATGCGATTGGTGAAGCATTCCGCAACATCAAACATGGTTATTCCGATATCATCCTTGCAGGTGGAACAGAAGCAACAATCTGTGAAATGGGGATCGCCGGATTTGCGGCATTGACTGCTTTGTCAACATCGACAGATCCTGAACGTGGTTCGATGCCATTTGATGAAGACCGTAATGGTTTTGTCATGGGTGAAGGGGCAGGAGTATTAGTCCTTGAATCACTGGAACATGCACAAGCTCGTGGCGCAAAAATCTATGGTGAAGTCGTGGGTTACGGTTCAAATTGTGATGCTTACCATATGACAGCTCCAACACCAGATGGTTCTGGTGCGTCAAAAGCAATGAAATTGGCGATGGAAGAAGCCG from Enterococcus mundtii includes the following:
- a CDS encoding GIY-YIG nuclease family protein — protein: MHLKEKVKNLPLLPGVYLMKNSDGKIIYVGKAKNLKNRVSTYFHQNKQHSKKVLRLVRSIADFEIVVVDTELDALLLECQLIQHYRPIYNRRMNYFDNYNYLHIQSDGLFLTNIPTARTYGPFRLYKKMPSILRIIEENYQMPWLSEISHLALQVQLPEMKALSFEQKKKEIQGLLQGRNKKLLGYLKKRQLHFIEQLNFEKAAILQRDIELITYFTGRIQEQKKFLRTPRITLSMPLASDETKIKHFLVSYGQVADTTITAPGQAPHFYYEKDNRLSLKRQLSQEEIDPVQILISYQRKLTKDEQETKKESGIQPIG
- a CDS encoding MarR family winged helix-turn-helix transcriptional regulator, with protein sequence MEPDFNTVNDYLVSVFNDILTIEESELKKSQFKDLSITEMHTIEAIGMYKKKTTSEVAKELSITVGTLTTAINKLVRKGYVERIRSEDDRRVVKLGLTKKGKLLYRVHQHFHREMVKNIMDGMATDEQQALLSALKNLHDFLRDYK
- a CDS encoding beta-ketoacyl-ACP synthase III — translated: MEQFGTITATASFLPEKIITNDDLSKMMDTSDEWISTRTGIKERHCVTEQETSDLCYLVAEKLLKKKTLDPKELDFIIVATMSPDYTSPSVATLVQGRIGATKAIAFDISAACSGFVYALSVAEKLIRCGSMKGLVIGGETLSKLIDWTDRSTAVLFGDGAGGVLLEAGSNQKLVRESLAADGSRAQSLTSGYLPNRSPLYTKDSEGSYYLKMVGRDIFDFAVRDVAMNIKELIQDTPVDYLLLHQANLRIIEKIARKVKIPQEQFLTNMDKYGNTSAASIPILLDEAIESGKITLGQQQKVVFTGYGGGLTWGSILMEL
- a CDS encoding acyl carrier protein — translated: MVFEKIQEIIAEELGKDAEEIKLTTNIQEDLEADSLDLFQIINEIEDEFDVKIETEDGIKTVQDLVTYVEKQTA
- the fabD gene encoding ACP S-malonyltransferase, whose translation is MKTAFLFSGQGAQYQGMGQDLYHEPIVKQTFDEASQILGYDMAELCFSTNERLDQTIYTQPAILTVSIACYRLLKERGITPQAVLGLSLGEYSALVASGALSFREAVALVEKRGTFMTDAAPTGSGKMVAVMNAPVDVIESCCKQAEETGIVSPANYNTPQQIVIGGEEKAVDQAVALLQEQGIKRMIPLNVSGPFHTAILEPAARQLAEELSKIVFSEPEIPVISNTTTEIMTKERISGLLEQQVMKPVRFYESIEKLKDLGIDQVVEVGPGKVLSGFMKKIDKSIAVARVENQQTFEETINRLS
- the fabG gene encoding 3-oxoacyl-[acyl-carrier-protein] reductase, with product MDVTGKNVFITGSTRGIGEAIALAFAKAGANIFLNGRGEIPAEKINAIKAHGVECVGITGDISDYDKAGEMIKEAEQQLGSVDILVNNAGVTNDKLVLRMDADDFKKCLDINLTGTFNMTQHVLKKMMKKREGAIINLSSVSGLIGNLGQANYAASKAGVVGFTKSVAREVATRGITCNVIAPGFVTTDMTDVLSEKVREQAEKQIPMQRFGQVEDIAEAALFLAKSSYITGQVINVDGGLVMHG
- the fabF gene encoding beta-ketoacyl-ACP synthase II produces the protein MNRVVITGYGVTSPIGNDADSFLASLKAGTNGIAPITKFDATDTGITLAGEVKDFPFDKYFVKKDSKRMDMFSIYGIYAAMEALTMSGIEKETINQDRFGVIVGSGIGGLPTIESQVIRMHDKGANRVSPMFVPMSIANMAAGNIALRVGAKGICTSIVTACASGTNAIGEAFRNIKHGYSDIILAGGTEATICEMGIAGFAALTALSTSTDPERGSMPFDEDRNGFVMGEGAGVLVLESLEHAQARGAKIYGEVVGYGSNCDAYHMTAPTPDGSGASKAMKLAMEEAGIDAKEVGYINAHGTSTPANDQAEAKAIQIALGDSFKETYVSSTKSMTGHLLGAAGGIEALATLMALEHQFIPPNINVEKQDPEIDLNVVINESKPAELSYAMSNSLGFGGHNAVLCMKRWEE